From Alcaligenes faecalis, the proteins below share one genomic window:
- a CDS encoding indolepyruvate ferredoxin oxidoreductase family protein has protein sequence MNAPLNKPYKAMLESVSLDDKYTVTKGRAYMSGTQALVRLPMLQKERDRRAGLNTAGFISGYRGSPLGSVDQALWQASKHLQEHDIVFKPGLNEDLAATAVWGSQQTNLYPSARFDGTFAMWYGKGPGVDRSMDVFKHANSAGSARHGGVLVLAGDDHGAKSSTVAHQSDHVFAAAGIPVLYPANVQEYLDFGQHGWAMSRFSGLWVALKCVTEVVESNASVDLDPDSLNIVLPEIEDMPADGLNIRWPDPPLAQEARMMNHKWYAALAYVRANKLNRVEIDSPEARFGIMTAGKAYLDTRQALADLGLSDELCAELGIRLFKVGCIWPLDGQDARQFATGLSEILVVEEKRQILEYALKEELYNWRDDVRPKVYGKFDETEHGGGEWSLSRSPWLLPPQGELSPAIIARAIARRLGTMDLPEELHARIQARLAILDAKDREARMPRVSVERKPWFCSGCPHNTSTRVPEGSRAMAGIGCHYMTVWMDRSTSTFSHMGGEGVAWIGQQPFTDEKHVFANLGDGTYFHSGILAIRASIAANSNITYKILYNDAVAMTGGQPVDGILKVTDVIAQVHAEGARKIVVVTDEPEKFKGVTLAGNPPVYHRDELDRVQRELREVPGTTILVYDQTCATEKRRRRKKGTYPDPALRAFINDTVCEGCGDCSVKSNCLSVEPLDTPMGSKRRINQSSCNKDFSCVNGFCPSFVTLKGAQVRKPEAQGRSLESFNLADLPLPKLPDLDKTYGILIAGIGGTGVVTVGGLLGMAAHIEQKGVSVLDMAGLAQKGGAVLSHVQIARQPDLLHATRVPTGEASLLIGSDALVSASTDVLSRVSRDRTHTIINTAASPTSDLIGNAHWKFPLQTACTDIESAVGKEIRYLDANALAVHVMGDALYANPILLGYAFQRGWIPLHMDSLLRAIELNGVAVKANREAFQWGRLAAEKGIEALMEGATPKAREVTFPESVQSLIKRMEEHLTAYQNPAWAKRYRDAINKVMERESRLNQDKALPLTRIAATQLAKLMSYKDEYEVARLYTDPAFLDKLRAQFAGEPGKDYQIEYHLAPPLLGRKNSQGQPIKSKFGPSTRSLFKILARLRGLRGGALDIFGYTQERRQERQNIEDYLADLNEVSAHLDADNMEVAQRWLNYPDLIRGYGHVKDAGHVKAYAQREQQRSQFRSRTEPSQRVA, from the coding sequence ATGAATGCCCCACTCAACAAACCTTACAAGGCCATGTTGGAATCGGTGTCCCTGGATGACAAATACACTGTCACCAAGGGCCGCGCCTATATGAGCGGCACCCAGGCCCTGGTGCGCTTGCCCATGCTGCAAAAAGAACGGGACCGGCGCGCCGGTCTGAATACAGCAGGCTTTATCTCTGGCTACCGGGGCTCCCCACTAGGGAGCGTAGACCAAGCGTTATGGCAGGCCAGCAAACACTTGCAAGAACACGACATCGTGTTCAAGCCCGGTCTGAACGAAGATCTGGCCGCTACCGCCGTCTGGGGTAGCCAGCAAACCAATCTGTACCCCAGTGCCCGCTTCGATGGCACCTTTGCCATGTGGTATGGCAAAGGCCCGGGTGTGGACCGTTCCATGGACGTGTTCAAGCATGCCAACTCGGCCGGCAGCGCCCGTCACGGCGGTGTGCTGGTACTGGCAGGCGATGACCACGGCGCCAAATCCTCCACGGTGGCCCACCAGTCCGATCACGTTTTCGCCGCCGCCGGTATCCCCGTGCTGTATCCGGCCAACGTGCAGGAATACCTGGACTTTGGCCAGCACGGCTGGGCCATGAGCCGTTTCTCCGGTCTATGGGTGGCCTTGAAGTGCGTCACCGAAGTGGTGGAATCGAACGCCTCGGTGGACCTGGACCCGGACAGCCTGAACATTGTCCTGCCCGAGATCGAGGACATGCCCGCCGATGGCCTGAACATCCGCTGGCCAGACCCGCCACTGGCGCAAGAAGCCCGCATGATGAACCACAAGTGGTACGCCGCTTTGGCTTATGTGCGCGCCAACAAATTGAACCGCGTCGAGATTGATTCGCCCGAAGCCCGCTTTGGCATCATGACGGCCGGTAAAGCCTATCTGGACACCCGCCAGGCATTGGCCGATCTGGGCCTTTCCGACGAGCTCTGTGCCGAGCTAGGCATCCGACTATTTAAAGTGGGCTGTATCTGGCCCCTGGACGGGCAGGACGCCCGCCAGTTCGCAACTGGCTTGTCCGAAATTCTGGTGGTAGAGGAAAAACGCCAGATTCTGGAATACGCACTTAAAGAAGAACTGTACAACTGGCGCGACGATGTACGCCCCAAGGTTTACGGCAAGTTTGACGAGACCGAGCACGGTGGCGGCGAGTGGTCGCTGTCGCGTTCCCCCTGGTTGCTGCCGCCTCAAGGTGAACTGTCCCCCGCGATTATTGCGCGCGCCATTGCCCGCCGCCTGGGCACCATGGATCTCCCAGAGGAACTGCATGCCCGCATCCAGGCCCGTCTGGCCATTCTGGACGCCAAGGACCGCGAAGCCCGCATGCCGCGCGTCAGCGTGGAGCGCAAACCCTGGTTCTGTTCGGGCTGTCCGCACAATACCTCTACTCGCGTGCCCGAGGGTTCACGTGCCATGGCCGGAATTGGCTGTCACTATATGACAGTCTGGATGGATCGCAGCACCTCTACCTTCAGTCATATGGGTGGCGAAGGCGTCGCCTGGATTGGTCAGCAGCCCTTTACCGATGAAAAACACGTCTTCGCCAACCTGGGCGATGGCACGTATTTCCACTCGGGGATTCTGGCGATTCGAGCCTCGATCGCGGCCAACTCCAATATCACCTACAAGATTCTGTACAACGATGCCGTCGCCATGACAGGCGGCCAACCTGTAGACGGGATCCTGAAAGTCACGGACGTGATTGCCCAGGTCCATGCCGAGGGTGCACGCAAGATTGTGGTGGTTACCGACGAGCCCGAGAAATTCAAGGGCGTTACCCTGGCTGGCAACCCGCCTGTGTATCACCGCGATGAGCTGGACCGCGTACAGCGCGAGCTGCGCGAAGTGCCCGGCACCACCATCCTGGTCTATGACCAGACCTGCGCTACAGAAAAACGCCGTCGCCGCAAGAAAGGGACTTATCCGGACCCCGCCCTGCGCGCCTTTATCAATGACACAGTCTGTGAAGGCTGCGGGGACTGCTCGGTCAAGTCCAACTGCCTGTCCGTTGAGCCGCTGGACACCCCCATGGGTTCCAAGCGCCGCATCAACCAGTCCTCCTGTAATAAGGATTTCTCCTGCGTTAACGGTTTCTGCCCCAGCTTTGTCACCCTGAAAGGGGCACAAGTACGCAAGCCGGAAGCCCAAGGTCGCTCGCTGGAATCCTTCAATCTGGCCGATCTGCCTCTGCCCAAACTGCCGGATCTGGACAAGACCTACGGCATTCTGATCGCCGGTATTGGCGGCACGGGTGTCGTGACGGTAGGAGGCCTGCTGGGCATGGCTGCTCATATCGAGCAAAAAGGTGTCAGCGTTCTGGATATGGCCGGTTTGGCCCAGAAAGGCGGTGCGGTGCTGAGCCACGTGCAAATTGCACGCCAGCCCGATTTGCTGCACGCTACCCGCGTTCCGACTGGCGAGGCCTCCTTGCTGATTGGTAGTGATGCCCTGGTCAGCGCCTCCACGGACGTACTGAGCCGTGTCAGCCGCGACCGCACACACACCATTATCAATACCGCTGCCAGCCCGACCTCGGATCTGATCGGCAACGCGCACTGGAAATTCCCGCTGCAAACGGCCTGCACGGATATCGAAAGCGCCGTGGGCAAAGAGATCCGCTATCTGGATGCCAATGCCCTGGCCGTACACGTCATGGGTGACGCCCTGTACGCCAACCCCATCTTGCTGGGCTATGCCTTCCAGCGTGGCTGGATACCTCTGCACATGGACAGCTTGCTGCGCGCCATCGAACTGAACGGGGTTGCCGTCAAAGCCAACCGCGAAGCCTTTCAATGGGGGCGTCTGGCCGCTGAAAAAGGTATCGAAGCCCTGATGGAAGGTGCGACGCCCAAAGCCCGCGAAGTCACGTTCCCTGAAAGCGTGCAGTCCCTGATCAAACGCATGGAAGAGCACCTGACTGCGTATCAGAACCCGGCATGGGCCAAGCGCTATCGCGACGCCATCAACAAGGTCATGGAACGCGAATCGCGCCTGAATCAGGACAAGGCTCTGCCCCTGACTCGCATCGCCGCCACGCAACTGGCCAAGCTGATGAGCTACAAGGACGAGTACGAAGTGGCCCGCCTGTACACCGACCCGGCCTTCCTGGACAAGCTGCGTGCCCAGTTTGCGGGTGAGCCTGGCAAGGACTACCAGATTGAATACCATCTGGCTCCGCCCTTGCTCGGTCGCAAGAACAGCCAGGGTCAGCCAATCAAGAGCAAGTTTGGCCCTTCGACCCGCAGCCTGTTCAAGATTCTGGCCCGTCTACGCGGCTTGCGCGGTGGTGCGCTGGATATCTTTGGCTACACCCAGGAACGCCGTCAGGAACGTCAGAATATTGAAGACTATCTGGCTGACCTGAATGAAGTCAGCGCCCACCTGGATGCGGACAATATGGAAGTGGCCCAGCGCTGGTTGAACTACCCGGATCTGATCCGTGGCTACGGCCATGTCAAGGATGCGGGCCATGTCAAAGCCTACGCTCAGCGTGAACAGCAACGCAGCCAGTTCCGTTCCCGTACCGAGCCCAGCCAACGCGTTGCCTGA
- a CDS encoding LysR family transcriptional regulator codes for MKHEVTLRQFRYFIAAAVSGQFSAAAQAENVSQSAISNAVQSLERQLNVALFERLPHGVELTPQGQAFFHHAHHVIDAVSDALNHADLRRQNIEGQIRVAAGYTVLGYFLPDLISRFKHSYPNIDIELVDMERPEMEAALQDERIDLGVAILSNITDLALFGHHRLSSSRRRLWVSDQHALANESSVSLEQINNYPYIFLTVDDADTAAMRHWGSPGFPERIAMRTRSLEAVRGLVAYGFGVTILSDMVYRPWSLEGKRIHAIGIHDPVESVEVGLLWPKGREPGGLVALFQRFLIQACDHDMARAGMGSRRGGGLL; via the coding sequence ATGAAACACGAAGTGACCCTGAGACAGTTCCGATATTTCATTGCTGCGGCGGTTAGCGGGCAGTTCTCGGCGGCGGCCCAGGCGGAGAATGTCTCGCAGTCGGCCATCAGCAATGCGGTGCAAAGTCTGGAGCGTCAGCTCAATGTGGCTTTATTTGAACGCTTGCCCCACGGCGTGGAGTTGACGCCACAGGGGCAGGCGTTTTTTCACCACGCCCATCACGTGATTGATGCGGTCAGTGATGCACTGAATCACGCAGATTTGCGTCGCCAAAATATCGAAGGACAAATTCGGGTGGCCGCGGGCTATACGGTTCTGGGCTATTTTCTGCCTGATCTGATCAGCCGTTTCAAGCACAGTTATCCCAATATCGACATCGAGCTGGTGGATATGGAGCGCCCCGAAATGGAAGCGGCCTTGCAGGACGAGCGCATCGATCTGGGTGTTGCTATTTTGTCGAATATCACCGATTTGGCTTTGTTCGGGCACCATCGCCTGAGCAGTTCCCGCCGTCGTTTATGGGTGTCCGATCAACACGCTCTGGCCAATGAGTCCAGCGTGTCCCTGGAGCAGATCAACAACTATCCCTACATCTTTCTGACGGTAGACGATGCCGATACGGCGGCCATGCGTCATTGGGGCAGCCCCGGCTTTCCGGAGCGCATCGCTATGCGGACGCGCTCCCTGGAGGCGGTGCGCGGTTTGGTGGCTTATGGCTTTGGAGTGACGATCTTGTCAGATATGGTTTACCGGCCCTGGTCTCTGGAAGGCAAGCGTATCCATGCCATCGGGATTCATGACCCGGTCGAGTCGGTAGAGGTAGGCTTGTTGTGGCCCAAAGGACGTGAGCCAGGAGGATTGGTGGCCTTGTTCCAGCGTTTTCTGATCCAGGCCTGTGATCATGATATGGCCCGCGCCGGCATGGGAAGCCGACGCGGTGGGGGACTGTTGTAG
- a CDS encoding phospholipase A, with protein MPTKKKLSKHSLILSAPLLILSAILNTAQAGISYQLRQVQASSGETVDIDAIVYNDTGSLMSWTAPQNLVLQWRDNNGNVIRSLAELVNPRPRASIPTNNFTAYSWRAVVPNGLTGLQAVNIEGERVMLALDTNPEAQSPITSQAANAAVVNAGAGHDPRVIDPALPYAQAVAAGAQREGPAINNGQGLKPANSSFENFSNAISAHDPTYFIVGNKGGTNARFQLSFKYRLHSPDDPSNPRFYDHFYIGYTQTALWDLHADSKPFVDTTYRPSFFWRKDSIWESEQKRLFMGLATGYEHASNGKAGDDSRSMNEVFIQPEFNYRFDHGATLTFAPRIKHYVFMGENADWAHYRGRYDWKVRYAQDNGLVLSGMYNKGAGSRNTHEFTIAWPLNRTPLNMNGYLYGQYFSGYAETMLGYRDRSSQFRIGLALVP; from the coding sequence ATGCCGACCAAAAAGAAACTAAGTAAGCACTCTTTAATACTATCGGCCCCCCTTCTTATCTTGAGCGCAATCCTGAATACCGCACAGGCAGGTATCAGCTACCAGTTGCGCCAAGTACAGGCCAGTTCTGGTGAAACCGTCGATATTGACGCCATCGTCTACAACGACACAGGCAGCTTGATGAGCTGGACCGCCCCGCAAAACCTGGTTTTGCAGTGGCGCGACAATAACGGCAACGTCATCCGCAGCCTGGCCGAACTGGTCAACCCGCGGCCCCGAGCATCCATCCCTACCAACAACTTCACCGCCTACAGCTGGCGAGCCGTGGTCCCCAATGGCTTGACCGGCTTGCAAGCCGTCAATATTGAAGGCGAGCGTGTGATGTTGGCACTGGACACCAATCCGGAAGCCCAAAGCCCGATTACTTCGCAAGCAGCAAACGCCGCCGTGGTGAACGCAGGTGCTGGCCATGACCCACGTGTCATTGACCCCGCCCTGCCCTATGCCCAGGCCGTCGCAGCCGGAGCACAACGCGAAGGGCCAGCCATCAATAATGGACAAGGCCTGAAACCCGCGAACTCCAGCTTCGAGAACTTCAGCAATGCGATTTCGGCTCACGACCCAACCTACTTTATTGTCGGCAATAAAGGCGGCACAAACGCCCGCTTCCAGCTGAGCTTCAAGTACCGTCTGCATTCGCCGGATGATCCTAGCAATCCGAGATTCTACGATCACTTCTACATTGGCTATACGCAAACAGCCCTGTGGGATCTGCATGCCGACTCCAAGCCTTTTGTAGACACCACCTACCGCCCCAGCTTCTTCTGGCGTAAGGACTCCATTTGGGAGTCCGAGCAGAAACGTTTGTTCATGGGCCTGGCCACCGGCTACGAACACGCCTCCAACGGCAAGGCCGGAGACGACTCCCGCTCCATGAACGAGGTCTTCATCCAGCCCGAGTTCAATTACCGCTTTGATCACGGCGCCACACTGACGTTTGCCCCACGCATCAAGCACTATGTATTCATGGGCGAGAACGCAGACTGGGCACACTACCGTGGCCGTTACGACTGGAAGGTCCGTTACGCGCAGGACAACGGACTAGTACTGTCTGGCATGTACAACAAGGGCGCGGGCAGCCGCAATACGCATGAGTTCACGATTGCCTGGCCGCTGAACCGCACGCCTTTGAACATGAATGGCTATCTCTACGGCCAGTACTTCTCGGGCTATGCGGAAACCATGCTGGGATATCGCGATCGCTCTTCTCAGTTCCGTATCGGTCTGGCGCTGGTGCCTTAA
- a CDS encoding DUF485 domain-containing protein: MQDPLVGRITANPRYQNLVKTRLRLGWMLTIVMLVAYYSYIGIIAFDKELFAERLGDGVMTLGIPIGFGVIVLAVVITGIYVWRANTKFDQMAKEVLEEVRK, from the coding sequence ATGCAAGACCCTCTTGTAGGTCGGATTACGGCCAATCCTCGCTATCAGAATCTGGTCAAGACCCGGTTGCGGCTGGGCTGGATGCTCACCATCGTCATGCTGGTGGCTTACTACAGTTACATCGGCATTATTGCTTTCGACAAGGAATTGTTTGCAGAGCGCTTGGGTGATGGCGTCATGACCTTGGGTATTCCTATTGGTTTTGGAGTCATTGTGTTGGCCGTCGTGATTACAGGCATTTATGTCTGGCGCGCCAATACCAAGTTTGACCAGATGGCCAAGGAAGTCCTTGAGGAGGTGCGTAAATGA
- a CDS encoding cation acetate symporter: protein MKHSYLRSGLALGLMLASPALLAAGGDLGELQKQPTNWTAIGMFAVFVLATLWITKWAAARTKSVSDFYTAGGGITGFQNGLAIAGDYMSAASFLGISAAVMINGYDGLIYSIGFLVGWPIITFLLAEKLRNLGKFTFADVAAYRFRQGPIRAFAASGTLVVVLFYLIAQMVGAGQLIKLLFGLEYWVAVVLVGVLMMVYVLFGGMTATTWVQIIKAGLLLFGASFMAIMVLAQYGFSPEKLFAAAVQVKTDAAIAAGKDAVQASSIGQAIMGPGNFIKDPISAISFGMALMFGTAGLPHILMRFFTVPDAKEARKSVFWATTWIGYFYILTFIIGFGAIVLVSTNPRFLEIGGDLIGGSNMAAVHLADAVGGDVFLGFMSAVAFATILAVVAGLTLSGTSAVSHDLYSTLIKKGEATNEEVMRVSRTTTLILGVVAVLLGIIFEKQNIAFMVSLAFAIAASANFPVLFLSILWKGCTTRGATIGGFLGLIVALLLTLLSPSVWEATLGNPAGSAPFPYASAALFSMPLAFIAIWFFSITDKSPRAEIDRAGFEAQSVRSETGVGAEAASAH, encoded by the coding sequence ATGAAGCATTCCTATCTTCGTTCCGGCCTGGCTCTGGGCCTGATGCTGGCCAGCCCCGCCTTGCTGGCGGCTGGCGGCGACCTGGGCGAGCTGCAAAAGCAGCCGACCAACTGGACTGCGATTGGCATGTTCGCGGTCTTTGTGCTGGCGACCTTGTGGATTACCAAATGGGCGGCTGCCCGCACCAAGTCGGTCTCTGACTTCTACACGGCAGGTGGCGGTATTACGGGCTTTCAAAACGGCCTGGCCATTGCCGGTGACTATATGTCTGCGGCTTCCTTTTTGGGTATTTCGGCTGCGGTGATGATCAACGGCTACGATGGCCTGATCTATTCCATCGGCTTTTTGGTCGGCTGGCCCATCATTACGTTCCTGCTGGCAGAAAAGCTGCGTAACCTGGGCAAGTTCACCTTTGCCGACGTGGCGGCTTACCGCTTCCGCCAAGGTCCGATTCGCGCCTTTGCGGCTTCGGGTACGCTGGTTGTGGTTCTGTTCTACCTGATCGCACAGATGGTCGGTGCCGGCCAGTTGATCAAGCTGCTGTTTGGTCTGGAGTACTGGGTTGCCGTGGTGCTGGTGGGCGTGTTGATGATGGTCTACGTGCTGTTTGGCGGTATGACAGCCACGACCTGGGTGCAGATCATCAAGGCTGGTTTGCTGCTGTTCGGTGCTTCTTTCATGGCCATCATGGTATTGGCACAGTACGGTTTTTCCCCTGAAAAACTGTTTGCCGCTGCCGTGCAGGTCAAGACCGATGCCGCTATTGCTGCCGGTAAAGATGCGGTTCAGGCTTCCTCGATCGGTCAGGCCATCATGGGCCCCGGCAACTTCATCAAGGACCCGATCAGCGCGATTTCCTTCGGTATGGCTCTGATGTTCGGTACGGCTGGTCTGCCACACATCCTGATGCGCTTCTTCACGGTGCCTGATGCAAAAGAAGCACGTAAATCCGTGTTCTGGGCGACCACCTGGATTGGTTACTTCTACATCCTGACCTTCATCATTGGTTTTGGCGCTATCGTGCTGGTGTCCACCAATCCCCGCTTCCTGGAAATTGGCGGCGACCTGATTGGCGGTTCCAATATGGCGGCTGTGCACCTGGCTGATGCTGTGGGTGGCGACGTGTTCCTGGGCTTCATGTCGGCAGTGGCGTTTGCCACGATTCTGGCTGTGGTGGCCGGTTTGACACTGTCCGGTACGTCGGCCGTGTCGCATGACCTGTACTCCACGCTGATCAAGAAAGGCGAGGCCACAAACGAAGAAGTGATGCGTGTATCGCGCACCACCACCTTGATTCTGGGTGTGGTTGCCGTGTTGCTGGGCATTATCTTCGAGAAGCAGAACATCGCTTTCATGGTGTCCCTGGCCTTCGCGATTGCCGCTTCGGCCAACTTCCCGGTCCTGTTCCTGTCCATTCTTTGGAAAGGTTGCACGACGCGTGGTGCCACGATTGGCGGTTTCCTGGGTCTGATCGTTGCTTTGCTGCTGACCTTGCTCTCCCCATCGGTGTGGGAAGCGACGCTGGGTAATCCTGCTGGTTCGGCTCCGTTCCCTTATGCATCGGCTGCCTTGTTCTCCATGCCTTTGGCTTTTATTGCGATCTGGTTCTTCTCGATCACCGATAAAAGCCCACGTGCCGAGATCGACCGTGCTGGTTTCGAGGCTCAGTCGGTACGTTCTGAAACGGGTGTGGGTGCAGAAGCTGCCTCTGCGCACTAA
- the paaX gene encoding phenylacetic acid degradation operon negative regulatory protein PaaX codes for MSELPYSDLAQWAAHHLENRPPRAKSLVMTLFGDVIRPHGGKLWLGSLIQLLAPFGISDRLVRTSVYRLAEEGWLSAQREGRRSQYTLRPEASQRFEHAYQRIYTPTYLAWDGQWTLIFSMPSLMMNSKQRADLRKELLWEGFCALSPTAFLHPNPDHTILDYILQATQAQSQVYVGKLEPSQLPQTRPLSQLIQDSWDLAQVASGYGQFIQRFAPALAMLDAGHDYNDELAFVIRTLLIHEFRRIQLHDPQLPIELLPAGWAGKQAYELCRDVYRQVCGKAERYILSTLRAEDEQAPEAAAYFYERFDGLPVPSESQA; via the coding sequence ATGTCCGAGCTTCCTTATTCCGACCTGGCCCAATGGGCCGCCCACCATCTCGAAAACCGCCCTCCCCGTGCCAAGTCCCTGGTCATGACCTTGTTTGGCGACGTGATTCGCCCGCATGGCGGCAAACTCTGGCTGGGTAGTTTGATTCAGTTGCTGGCCCCCTTCGGGATCAGCGACCGGCTGGTGCGCACCAGCGTCTACAGGCTGGCCGAGGAGGGCTGGCTAAGCGCGCAACGCGAGGGGCGACGCAGCCAGTACACCTTGCGCCCCGAAGCCAGCCAGCGCTTCGAGCACGCGTATCAACGCATCTACACGCCTACCTACCTGGCCTGGGATGGTCAATGGACGCTGATCTTCAGCATGCCCAGCCTGATGATGAACTCCAAGCAACGGGCCGACCTGCGCAAGGAACTGCTGTGGGAAGGCTTTTGCGCCTTGTCACCCACCGCCTTCCTGCACCCGAACCCGGATCACACGATTCTGGATTACATCCTGCAGGCGACACAGGCGCAGTCGCAGGTATATGTGGGCAAGCTGGAGCCGTCTCAGCTGCCTCAGACCCGCCCCCTGTCTCAACTGATTCAGGACAGCTGGGATCTGGCCCAGGTGGCCAGCGGCTACGGACAGTTCATCCAGCGCTTTGCCCCTGCCCTGGCCATGCTGGATGCAGGCCACGACTACAACGACGAGCTGGCCTTCGTGATTCGCACCCTGCTGATTCACGAGTTCCGCCGGATTCAGCTGCATGACCCGCAACTGCCCATTGAACTGCTGCCCGCAGGCTGGGCAGGAAAACAGGCCTATGAGCTGTGCCGGGATGTGTACCGTCAGGTCTGCGGCAAGGCCGAGCGCTATATCCTGTCCACCCTGCGTGCCGAAGATGAACAGGCGCCAGAAGCCGCCGCTTACTTCTACGAGCGTTTTGACGGCCTGCCCGTTCCCTCCGAGAGCCAAGCCTGA
- a CDS encoding phospholipase D-like domain-containing protein, whose protein sequence is MQEHLIHLRSLLHDYWPHLALALSVILGASAAIHAAMTKNDVRAAISWVGVIIMSPLLGPFLYLIAGINRVRRQSLLEQSADVFYEQVTYLHPPVSDIGALVGAPFRSLQILGDRVSRSQLRNGNNVRVLVGGDQTYPAMLEAIEQAHSTIALQSYIFDSDRLGREFVSALSRAHQRGVQIRVLVDAIGAKYSRTPIVRLLRREGIRCALFMTNPLGFLRMPYANLRSHRKLLIVDGTIGFTGGMNLRESFMAEYSDGKPSQDTHFRLEGPAVMQLLASFRHDWQFTTREDLSPIYWHASPSPAPRPHVPARCIASGPDRFMASTHHMLQGAFAIAQRHIRIQSPYFLPDQILLGALNTAARRGIQVDIVIPGQNNLRLVNYAMTAQLDQVLRAGCRVWRARGPFNHSKLMTIDGVWSYIGSSNLDPRSLRLNFELDVEIYSRDTARQIQNLIDLEIEEAEAVSLESLSSIGFGKRLRNRLIWLASPYL, encoded by the coding sequence ATGCAAGAGCATCTGATACACCTGCGCTCCCTGCTGCACGATTACTGGCCGCATCTGGCCCTGGCACTCAGCGTGATACTGGGTGCTTCGGCGGCGATTCATGCCGCCATGACCAAAAATGATGTCCGTGCAGCCATCAGCTGGGTGGGCGTCATCATCATGTCGCCCCTGCTGGGACCGTTTCTGTATTTGATTGCGGGGATCAATCGCGTACGCAGGCAAAGCCTTCTGGAACAAAGTGCGGACGTGTTCTATGAACAGGTCACGTATCTGCACCCCCCCGTCTCGGACATTGGCGCCCTGGTAGGCGCCCCCTTTCGCTCTTTGCAAATTCTGGGTGACCGCGTCAGCCGCAGCCAGCTGCGCAATGGCAATAATGTGCGCGTTCTGGTCGGCGGCGATCAAACCTACCCAGCCATGCTGGAAGCCATTGAGCAGGCCCACAGCACCATTGCCCTGCAAAGCTATATTTTCGACAGCGACCGCCTGGGACGTGAGTTTGTCAGCGCCCTGTCTCGTGCCCATCAACGTGGCGTGCAGATTCGTGTCCTGGTCGATGCCATCGGGGCGAAGTACTCGCGCACACCCATTGTGCGATTGCTGCGCCGGGAAGGCATACGCTGCGCTTTGTTCATGACCAATCCGCTGGGTTTTTTGCGCATGCCCTACGCCAATCTTCGCAGCCACCGCAAGCTGCTGATTGTAGACGGCACGATCGGCTTTACCGGCGGCATGAATCTGCGAGAGTCCTTTATGGCGGAGTACAGCGATGGCAAACCGTCCCAGGACACGCACTTTCGCCTGGAAGGCCCGGCTGTCATGCAATTGCTGGCCTCTTTCCGCCATGACTGGCAATTCACCACCCGCGAGGACTTGTCCCCGATCTATTGGCATGCCAGCCCCTCGCCAGCACCCAGACCCCACGTTCCTGCCCGATGCATCGCCTCCGGCCCGGATCGTTTCATGGCCAGCACGCATCACATGCTGCAAGGTGCATTTGCCATTGCCCAGCGCCATATCCGTATTCAATCGCCCTACTTTCTGCCTGACCAGATCTTGCTGGGAGCCTTGAATACCGCCGCCCGTCGCGGCATTCAGGTCGATATCGTGATTCCTGGACAAAACAATCTGCGCCTGGTCAATTACGCCATGACAGCCCAGCTGGATCAGGTGCTGCGCGCGGGTTGCCGTGTCTGGCGCGCTCGCGGCCCCTTTAACCACTCCAAGCTCATGACGATTGACGGCGTCTGGTCTTATATTGGCTCGTCCAATCTGGACCCGCGCAGCTTGCGTCTGAACTTCGAGCTGGATGTGGAAATCTACAGTCGCGACACGGCCCGCCAAATTCAGAACCTGATTGATCTGGAAATTGAAGAGGCCGAAGCCGTCAGCCTGGAATCCTTAAGTTCCATTGGCTTTGGCAAGCGCTTGCGCAACCGCCTGATCTGGCTGGCCAGCCCCTATCTGTAG
- a CDS encoding L-threonylcarbamoyladenylate synthase: MSQLFVVHPENPQPRALAQAAELLAKGGLLAIPTDSSYAVVARLDDKSAADNLRRLRGLDDRHHLTLLCRDLAEISHFAKVDNPQYRLLKMATPGPWTFILEATKEVPRRVSHPSRKTIGIRVPDQKVALALMEQVGSPLISTTLIPDGEDEPLNDAQEILDRYAHQLAAVVDGGPCPLQATTVIDLTGPTPEVQRRGSGDPATLGLS; this comes from the coding sequence ATGTCTCAATTATTCGTCGTTCATCCCGAAAACCCCCAACCCCGCGCATTGGCTCAAGCAGCCGAACTATTGGCTAAAGGAGGGCTGCTCGCCATTCCTACCGATTCCAGTTATGCCGTTGTCGCTCGTCTGGACGACAAGTCCGCCGCTGACAATCTGCGTCGTTTGCGTGGCTTGGATGATCGTCATCATCTGACCTTGCTGTGTCGTGATCTGGCCGAGATCAGCCACTTTGCCAAAGTGGACAATCCGCAGTATCGCTTGTTGAAAATGGCTACCCCCGGCCCGTGGACCTTTATTCTGGAAGCTACCAAGGAAGTGCCGCGCCGCGTGTCGCACCCTTCGCGCAAAACCATTGGTATTCGGGTGCCCGACCAGAAAGTGGCCCTGGCCCTGATGGAGCAAGTCGGCAGCCCCTTGATTTCCACCACTCTGATTCCTGATGGCGAAGACGAACCTTTGAACGACGCCCAGGAAATTCTGGACCGTTATGCCCACCAGTTGGCGGCGGTTGTCGATGGTGGGCCTTGCCCCTTGCAGGCCACTACCGTGATTGATCTGACCGGTCCCACACCGGAAGTGCAGCGTCGTGGCTCGGGTGATCCTGCCACGCTGGGCCTGTCCTGA